In Hemicordylus capensis ecotype Gifberg chromosome 13, rHemCap1.1.pri, whole genome shotgun sequence, a single window of DNA contains:
- the LOC128336669 gene encoding parvalbumin, thymic CPV3, with the protein MSITDILSPSDISAALRDCQAPDSFNHKKFFQISGMTKKSGSQVKEIFRYLDNDQSGFIEEDELKFFLQRFESGARVLTATETKTFLAAADHDGDGKIGAEEFQEMVHS; encoded by the exons ATGAGCATCACGGACATCCTCAGCCCTTCTGATATCTCTGCTGCACTCAGAGACTGCCAAG CTCCCGATAGTTTCAACCACAAAAAATTCTTTCAGATCAGCGGCATGACCAAAAAGAGCGGCAGCCAAGTGAAGGAGATTTTCCGGTACCTAGACAATGATCAAAGCGGCTTCATCGAAGAAGATGAACTCAA ATTTTTCCTCCAGAGGTTTGAGAGCGGAGCCAGAGTGTTAACAGCTACAGAAACCAAGACATTTTTGGCAGCAGCAGACCATGATGGAGATGGGAAAATCGGGGCCGAAG AATTCCAGGAAATGGTGCACTCCTAA